In Meles meles chromosome 2, mMelMel3.1 paternal haplotype, whole genome shotgun sequence, the sequence GCTGGATCTTTGCCGGATTCGTGAGTCTGTGAGTGAGGAGCTCTTGCAGCTGGAAGCCAAGCGGCAAGAGCTGAACAGTGAAATTGCCAAGCTGAATCTGAAGATTGAAGCCTGTAAGAAGAGTATTGAGAATGCCAAGCAGGACCTGCTTCAGCTCAAGAATGTCATTAGCCAGACTGAGCACTCTTATAAAGAGCTGATGGCTCAGAATCAGCCCAAACTTTCTCTGCCTATCCGGCTGCTTCCAGAGAAGGAAGATGCTGGTCTTCCTCCCCCAAAGGTCATACGGGGATGCCGGCTTCACAATTGTTTTGATTATTCTCGCTGTCCTCTCACCTCCGGTTTTCCAGTCTATGTATATGACAGTGACCAGTTTGCCTTTGGCAGCTACCTGGATCCCTTAGTCAAGCAGGCTTTTCAGGCTACAGCACGAGCCAATGTATATGTTACAGAAAATGCGGACATTGCCTGCCTTTATGTGATATTAGTGGGAGAAATACAGGAGCCAGTAGTGCTTCGGCCTGCCGAACTTGAGAAGCAGCTCTATTCCCTACCACATTGGAGGACAGATGGACACAACCATGTCATCATCAATCTGTCGCGGAAGTCAGATACACAGAACTTACTATATAATGTCAGTACAGGCCGTGCTATGGTGGCTCAGTCTACTTTCTATGCTTCCCAATACAGACCTGGCTTTGATTTGGTAGTATCGCCACTAGTCCATGCCATGTCGGAGCCCAACTTCATGGAAATCCCACCACAGGTGCCAGTTAAACGGAAATATCTTTTCACCTTCCAGGGTGAGAAGATTGAATCACTGAGATCTAGCCTTCAGGAGGCCCGCTCCtttgaagaagaaatggaaggtgACCCCCCAGCTGACTATGATGATCGAATCATTGCCACCTTAAAGGCTGTACAGGACAGTAGGCTAGATCAGGTCCTGGTAGAATTTACCTGCAAAAACCAGCCAAAGCCCAGTCTGCCTACCGAGTGGGCCCTGTGTGGTGAGCGTGAGGACCGCTTGGAATTGCTGAAGCTTTCCACCTTCGCCCTCATTATCACTCCTGGGGACCCTCACTTGGTTATTTCGTCTGGGTGTGCAACACGGCTCTTTGAAGCCCTCGAAGTTGGTGCTGTCCCAGTTGTGCTGGGGGAGCAGGTCCAGCTTCCTTACCAGGACATGCTGCAGTGGAATGAGGCCGCCCTGGTGGTACCCAAGCCACGCGTTACTGAGGTTCATTTTCTGTTACGAAGCCTCTCAGATAGTGATCTCCTGGCTATGAGGCGGCAAGGCCGCTTTCTCTGGGAGACTTACTTCTCAACCGCTGACAGTATTTTTAATACCGTGCTGGCTATGATTAGGACTCGCATACAGATCCCAGCTGCTCCCATCCGGGAAGAGGCAGCCGCTGAGATCCCCCATCGGTCAGGCAAGGCGGCTGGAACTGACCCTAACATGGCCGACAACGGGGACCTGGACCTGGGGCCAGTGGAGACAGAGCCGCCTTATGCCTCACCCAAATACCTCCGCAACTTTACGTTGACTGTCACTGATTTTTACCGCAGCTGGAACTCTGCTCCAGGGCCTTTCCATCTGTTCCCCCACACACCCTTTGACCCCGTGTTGCCCTCAGAAGCCAAATTCTTGGGCTCAGGGACTGGATTTCGGCCTATTGGTGGTGGAGCTGGGGGTTCTGGCAAGGAGTTTCAGGCAGCACTTGGAGGCAATGTTCCACGAGAGCAGTTCACGGTGGTGATGTTGACCTATGAGCGGGAGGAAGTGCTTATGAACTCCCTAGAGAGACTGAATGGCCTCCCTTACCTGAACAAGGTAGTGGTGGTATGGAATTCGCCCAAGCTACCGTCGGAGGACCTTCTGTGGCCTGACATTGGCGTCCCTATCATGGTAATAGAAAAATGAGCAGTTTGTTTTACTGCATGAGATAGTGTTTCACTTGTAATcccttttccaaatatatataatgtaagtctttgtagatacaatttttttttaaactatacagATTATCCTTTCCCTGTGGAATTTGTGCTTGCTTCTTTTTCAGTCCTTTCAGGCCTTGCCAGTTCCATCTTTGCTATTCACTTCCTAAATCTCCTAAGACTCTCCAAAACTGAAATCAATATTGGCCCCATGAAGGTTTACAAAAGCCCTTCGGTTACCCTGTTGATGTCTTCCATGTCATAACAAAGATGGTCATGCAAATGATGATGACAAACTAATGCTTAGGAAGTGTGTATGACCCAGGCAGTGTAATTTAGGATTTATAAACTTACATCATTATTATGTTTCTTCTCTTTATATctatggaaactgaggcttcagGAGGTTAAAtcttttgcccaaggtcataatCATGACAAGTCATGGACAAACTGAGCTTCAGTGTTGTCTGATTCCAGAAGCTGCAGCTTTAATCACCTTCCAGACTTAGCAAGAAGACTACTTACCAGAATATTGTAGAGGTTTTTTGGAAGATTGGAGTTGGGGTTTGAAATATTTGGGAGTTGGAGGTCCTAGTCTCTCACAGGTTCTTTCTATTCTTTATCTTATCTGTCATGATTTGGATGCCATATTTTACAGGAATGGGATAGGGCTTTAATTCTGAGGACTTCGTTGTTTATCCACCTTTTGGCATAAATTTAGCAATCTAGAAGATTACCTATTTATCTTAAATGTGAGGCCTTACAGCAAGTCATAAGCAAACAAACTACCCCTAAAGTACCCAAAAGTACCTGTGGCACAGATACTTTTCAGAAAAAGGTAGCAAGGATAGGCAGAAGTTCCCATGGGCCCTGCATTACTAGAAGGTTGCTTAAGAAAATTAGTGTAGTTTTTAGGAAGAATCCATTTAGAAGGGGAATATTGCACTAGactggtttttaaaattgtatcaGCAAGAAACTGATTCATGTGAAGTATTTCCTGAGCAGCAACATGGTATAATAGGGCAGTATAAGTAGAGACCTGGGATTAAGTAGTCAGTTTTGTGATCTTTGATGAGTTAACTTCTTTGACTTAATGCttagagaggaaaataaaataatacaagtaAAGAATCTAGAAAGGTACCCAGTAACTGTTCGACTCCTACTTATCCCTTTATGTCCAAGAAGAAGGAAGGCGGTATGTATATGCTGCCTGTGTTATGGACAGCTTTAATTCACTTTACTGATAAAGGCCTTGTCTGACCTCTGCATAATTTCCCTTTGTGTTGTAGCTGTTACCATTTACCTTCTCCTGtacaaatctttgttttaaattttctatctaCCACTgctagtcttttctttttttaaattttaattgaatttatatcTGAGGCTCTTCAAACTATGTGGGGTTCTAAAAACTTTTGATCCCAGAATTTATCTTGTATATTAAGAAAAGTGTTGTGAATGGGaagatttctttatagatttctttctgaataaatttcacttttttatttctccGTTACAACTTTTTAAGtgtcactgaaatttaaaaaaagaaagcacttgTTCTGTGAAAGGTAGATGCTGCTCAAATACAATAATGAAGCAGCTTTTGTTTGCcattttttctgagttttctttgAATTTGGTATGGATGTAGAGAAGCCGACACCACCTTGTTAACAGTGACTGAAATTTGTTAGAGAACTTACCAGAACTAATCCTTTCTTTTAACTCTGGTGGGAAATAAGTAGTCCTCTTTGATTACTGGGTAGCTCATTGCAATAATACAATGCCTAGTTGGAAAATGCCAGAAACTTTCCAAATGGGAGGCCTTTCTGAATAGCTTACTCATATTAGCGGTACCGGtgttttttagttcttttgaAAAAGAGGAAACAGTTTCAAGCTGGAGAAAACACTgtattctctaaatattttcacTCCATTTTCTATTTAAGAGAGgcaggtttttttggggggggggtgttcagtGGTTGAATTGCTGGCCTCTTGGGCATGGAGCCAACATTACCAGGTATCGAGACTAGGAGGGACTGGCAGCTCTCTCCCCTCTGGAGAAAAGGCATTATAATGAGACGTTGTGGAGTAGTTTTGCTACCTGGGATGCAGATGTACCTTATCCATTATGTTATAATTAACAGGTCCTTATAAAATTAGCAGTAGGGTGATTCCCAGGCAATCTCTCAGATTCCAGTCCTTCAGAGAAAATGATTTGAAATCAGCATTTTTGAATCAACCCAGGAAACCCACATACCATTTCAGAAAACGATGGACAATTTGTGCTTCTCTTGTGCTCAGGTTCTTATCTAAGCATTAGgcaaaaatgctaaatatttgTGGGGTATGAAATCTATTGAGCCCTAGGTTTTTGGTAGAGAGGGAGTGTCTTAGGGGTGCCTACTGGTATTTGTATATTAAAATTCCTCATTCTTGTCTATTATTTAGATAACAAGGGAAACTGAAATGGATATGGTTTAGAGTAAATGTGACATTTACTGCTACCATCCGTGGATACTCTTGCCCTGATTGCTTTAATTCTCATCAGTTCAAATAGCCTAGGGCCTGGGCAGGGTGACTGGACTCCACCCAGAAAGATGGGAGAAGTACCGTTAGTTGAAGTAGCTGTGAGAATGGTGTGGGGCTGCTGAACAGATGTGGTGATGGTGGGTGACCGCTTTGTCTCTTGCCTGTTTTGTAAACAGTTGAATCAGGTTCCTTAGCTCTGGGAGCATAACAACAAAGACTATTTAATGGAAGTCAAATGGAGAGAAGTCGTATACCAAGGGATTTGAAAGCTGGTCCTTCCAAAAACTCCTTACTGGGTCGAGTACGACCACTTTCATTGCATCTTAAGGCTGTTTCACTGTTTTCAGGTCTCCCTTGTTTCTGATGGTATGTCAGTGGTTTCCAAATTTTTGTTTCCccatatggaatatatttttttctctgggtgctttcaagactttttctttaCACTTGGTTTTCAGTGGTTTGAGTATGATATTACCTTGGCATGGTTTTCTTTGATTTGTGTTCTGACTGGGATTCAGTAAGCTGCTTAAATCTGTCAAAATTTTTTTGCAGCATATACTGGGAAACTTTTACTTCATTAtttattcagatatttttttctgttccattcttTCCTCACCTTTGGGGactccattatatgtatattagacaTTTTGATTGTGTCCCACTGTtctcagtgttcattttttttaacttttttttttcctgttctgtagTTTTGATCATTTCTCTTGATAAGTTCACAGACTTTTGTGTCATCTCTAAAGTTAAGCTCATCCAATCAATTTTAAATTgcaaatattatatttttcaattccagactatccatctatccatgtttttaaaataatagtttctgtttctctgctgagatctcctctttttttccattctgagtaTGCTTTTTACTTTATTGAACATAGTTATAATAGCTACTTTAACATCTTTGTCTCCCGATTCCAACATATAGGTCACTTGGTGGATttaactgaatttcttttttcttgagagtCATGTTTTTCTGGTTCTTGGTATATCACCTAGTTTTGTACAGTGTAAATGTTATACTGTGAAGactgtgggttttgttttatttctctgaaaagtATTGATGTTTTAGTTTTTGCAAGCAATTTCTTCAGTTGAACTTAGACTGCAAGTTCTGTCTCTTGAGCGGCAACTCAAATGTGAGTTTGATCCTTTTATCTTTTGTTGGTCTGCTTACAGACAGCACCAAGCATGCACACATGGCTTAGAGGGGGCCAGAGACTGGGTAGTTTTATACATAGAACTTGGAGCTCCCTCTATCTGGCTGTCTCTTTTCTGGaatctcctttctttctgagGGCTGTTTTTGACTCCCACTCTTCCCTCTTGTTCTTTAGGCCAGGAAAGACTTGGATGTTGTATGTGAGTTTAGCTGTTCTATATGCTGCTGACTCTGGCCTACTGTCAGGATAAAAGCAATGGTGATTCTACTCATGTTGGTAATTCCTTCCTAAATTTTCAGCTCCTCTCTGGAATTTGCCACCTTCTGTTCACTGTCCAGTGCCTTCAGGTAATTGCTTTCTTGGTATTTTTGTCCAGAGTTTATATTTACCATCTGCAGGAGGTTTGGGTCTGTTAGGAGCTTCTGCAGTCATCCTGAAAACAGAAACCTCCAAGTAATCTTTTTGATACATAGCCCACGCCAAATTTTGGTTTGAGTTATTACTTCATTATGATTAGTTAACACATCTTCCTCACTTTGTTTTGTATTCTGGAGGAAATTTAATAAATAGAGTGGCCTTGTTTGGAGCTTTCTGTGGAAATAACATCAAAATCTGTCCTTTTTGAGTTTGAAAACTTGGATTGTTATGAAGGAGGACATATTTCAGTAATTAATGGTGTGGTCTTGCTCCCTTAAAACCCCACTTATCTTCACACTGCATACTTACTCGTTTCTCAGACAGTCTTGTGGGCAGCCAGTTCCCCaattcttaatttttcattctcttctccatTGAAGGGTACAGTCAGTTTACATAATGTGCCTGGGAAGGCCTCCTTGAAGAGGTGACATGTGAGCAGAAGCCTGAGTGAAGTGAGGGAATGCGCTTTGTAAATTCTGGAGGAATATATAGAGAATAGCAAATGCGAGGGGCTTGTCATGTTTGAGACATGGCAAGAATGCCCTGTGTTATCTGGGGTGGAGTGAGCAAGGAGAGCATTTGAAAGCAGGTTGGAGAGAGTAGAAGTCAGCACATGTAGGACCATGTAGGTCATGGTAGGGATTAGAGATTTTATTCTAGGTATGTTAGAATGTGAGGAGTAATATGATGTTTGTTGGACTCTGGAGAAAAGAGCAGAATAAACAGTTTAAAGTCTATTTATTATTGTAGGATCCTAGGTGAGGGGTGTGGGCAGCTTAGACCAGGGCAGTGATGGTGGAGAGGGTGACTTAAGCATATCACACCTCCCTTGTAGACTCCAAGGTCTCTGTGGAAGTGGTAAGGCCAAAATGTGCTTGTTGTTCCAAATGACAACTATATATAGAGATAGGAGAGTATTTTTCATTgccttttcccctccttctcagCCCTTGATATTAGAATTGGAAAAGGAGAATTCTGTTTTGGGAACCTGGTGTCATGCCAAGGTGGTTATTGTCCTGACAGTCATCATGCCAGTAGTCAACTAAGGGAAGAAGAAGGCAGACTAGAAGAGAATTCAGTGTCATTAATATTCAGGCCTGGGTCTCTGCCAGTCAGGCTGTTAAAGGCTTTACTTCTGGCTAGACCTCAGGCAACAGTACAGGTGATTCCAAAGGCTATTCCTTAGAAAGTTGatacactttatttttatctgtgcccactcacctttaaaaaatattacttgaGTATATCAGGTGATAATTTCCTAAAATCGTGATTTTGAAGCACAACTAAAAGGAAGAACCCTGTCCAGCTTTTCTGGGTCCAAGATTATACAAAGTCTGGTAGACTGCATTAGGTGTTGGTGTATCtcgttttttttgggggggagggacaTCATTTTACTTAATAACTTGGTAATTATAGCTGtggctctctttttttctgtttgagaaggGGCTGCATGGCTGCGAAGAATTGTGTAAGACAAAGCTACCAGAAATCAGAAATTGATAGCAAGAATTATAAATGTATAACATAAAGGAATTGCCAGAAAGTCATGTTGCTTAAATGATTTCCTAATTGCTACAAATCAGTTCTTTAGGTAGAATCTTCCCCTTTTAGTCTATATGTACTCtttttattaattcaaaataagGAATCTAAGACTGAGAATTTTATAACTTTAGGTGTCACTCAACtaatattgaaattaaaacttaGGACTTCTGAACCATGTTCAGTGCATATTTTTACCAAATTTGAATTTCTTGAAAAGGCACAGTATGTGtatatctgtatatgtgtgtgtgtgtgtgtatgtatgtatataaaatgttcacaaaataaaacaggaagagaTTGTGTTAATCTTGTGTAATAATAAGTGCTAACAAGTTTTGAGCATTTTCTATGTGCTGGTTCAGCACTGTGTTGTGGTCTTGCTATGCATTCTCTGATTTGAAAGCAGACCTCCAACCTATGCTGCCCACAGTTCTTTACCTACAGTTTCATAGGGAGCATGTGTAACTTCTCTTATATGAGTTAAAACAGACTTATAAcctaaaatatgtaattttaatactGCATTAGACCCCAATTTAAAGTACATTGTAAATAGAAAACCAGTTCAGTGTGTTaccttcttattcttttttcttccttctgtgctCTTCCTAACTTTTCATCCCCACCACTtggtgtttattgaatgaatccCTTGAAAAACTAATGCTCCTTGGCCTTTATCTGTTGATCACCATCCCCTCAAGCTGTTTCACATGGGTTCTCACAGGTAGGTAAATGTGACCATGCGCTTCGTTTTGGACCTCATTTTCTTGATTCCTGAGCTCTGTGATGGGTTACTTTTTTAagtaggaaggaaggggaggatgGAGGACAAAAGTTAGATGCTGTTTACCTGTCTATATGATGACTTGACATAAGGTTCATTACAGAAGTGCattatacatgtgtatgtattgaGGCTGAAAACTGCTAGCTTTGGCTGAGCAAAATTTGATCTTAAAGAGAAAAAGGGGCATCCCAGTGACTCAATTTCTTatgtcccaactcttgatttctgctcaggtcatgatctcaggattgtgagatggagccgcACCACTGACCTCTGCACTGGGCATGCAGCCTCCTtaggagtttctctctccctctgtataaaaaaaaagagaaaaggagagaaaggataaTGTTATAAGGGTATTTAAATTGCAGAGTTTAATAGGTGGCATTATATGTTTGCATGTTCACTTTATATTTTCcacctacattttcttttctctctgtttctttccaagatttatttatttgagagtgggtgAGCGCACATGCATGTATATGTACGTGTGAGCCAGAGGAGgggcatagggaaagggagagagtgaatctcaagcagactccctgctcaacatggagcctgatgcaggactccatctcgtGACCTTGAGATTATCACCTGCATTGAGATCAAGAGcgaccacttaaccaactaagccacccaagagcccctccACATACGTTTTCTAATTTTAGTACTTCTTAGgtatattttacctttttgtgCTCTCTGTTCTTGGTCTGCTTTATGACTTGTGTTAATTCACAAAATCTCTTCAAACCCTATTTTTCTTGCTTACCAACTTCAAAGACTTACCTATGGCTGGTCATGAGCTGCTTTTATAAAAGATTccatatttaagtatttattctATTTGAATCCAAATTTATCCTGCTACATTTTAGCAACTATCACTTAATAATTGTTGACATCTGCTGTTGTTCCTTGTTAACAGCAATAACTACTTATATTTCCACCCCTTACATATTAAGAGATATTTGCTAACTATTAATTGGACATCAAATTTATCATGATAACTAATTTAGTATTTATGATATAAATTGATACTTTCCTACTTCATGTGGGTTTGCTGATTCTGTCTGGATTTAGAAGCCAAATGCCTAGTTAGCATACTAGAAGAAAGGATCCTATTAGAATAGTAGctctttttcattcataaattcCAGAATTCCTCAAGAACCAATTTGAATGTTACCTGAGGTTACTAAAATTGTTTTTTGATCATACATACACTTGCATACATTTGCATATGGTAGGGTTCCAGGCTATGATTGCTGTATTGTTCCATTGTGACAGGAAGAGAGTTGCAGTGAGAGAAAGTCAAGGCTTTTATGAATGATGGTAAACAGGAGAACTAGTGAAGCATCCCCAGGAAGCATTGTAtgtgaaacagaaaaatgaatgttACTGAGCATTGCTCCTGACTTGATAGTTGTAGGTTGTTGGATTGTTTTGCTGTGGAAAACTAGATTAAATACAAGGAGGTTTCAGTATATAGAATGTTATAGTTTTGATATATAAATTTATCATCTTTATTCCGTATTCTGAAAATAGAATGGACAGGGCTAAATTAGGGCTTATTTCTTAGTcaattgttcattcattcattcatttataaaatgtttgttgaacacTTGTTGGATTCCAGGGACCATAGTCTACACATTCTGGTCAGTGTTGTAACCAGTAATACACTCAGTAACGTGAAGGTCAGTCTTCATGTTCACAGGTTACTAACGTATAATCATAAGGCATGAAAAAAATAGCCAATTGAGGAAGAAGgagttttttaatttgaaaaacaaagcaatgtcaacaaaaatgagaatattttgtaAACATGACTTACTACTCTGGATGACTCATTTCTCTCATTTATGATCTGTCATTTCTCAGACTCTTAGAGGCCAAGCTCATCTGCAGGTCTGCATTacaaatatttaagtttttttgtcCTTATGATTTTGGTGCCAGAAGGGATAACAGCTGGTTTGCTGAGCTTTGTCTAGCCATTAAGCGCCGTAGCTTGGAGGCAGAACTGTTAGAAGAAAGCTTTTACTCTTTTCCCCTCAATTTTAGTTTGTATGTGCAGTGTTTATAAGTGCAGAAATGTTTTTGGTTAGGAGGAAAAGGTGATTGTTCTTAAATAACAAACTATATTTATTCTTTGTAGTTTGGTGTACTGTCTTCTGATCGTTGACTCTAAATCAGGGTGTCTCAGCAGTAGCCCTAATGGTATTAGGGTCGGATGAGTCTTTGTTATGGGGCTTGTCCTGTGCTTTGTACAATTTACCAGCACCCCTGGCCTCTGCTCTCTAGACACGAGTAGCTTACCCCCTTCCACCACCAGTTGTGACAACCACAAATGTCCAAAGACATTGTTCTAAATGTTTCATGGTGGGCAAAACCACTCAGAATTGAGAATCCCTGCTATAAATTCTGAAAGCAGACTTATTGACCACAGTTATCTGTGAGCTAACCAGAAATAAGCTGCTGCAACTCATGATGTTGTGTTTCTATGAatccttaaattttttcttttattctgatgACTATTGCATCAGTTCCCTAATCCTGAAAATCTTGCTGCCATTCAGCCCATTGGAGTTGTGCCAGGATGAGCAGAAGTAGTGTGTGTACTCTATTTCTGGAATCCATAgtagtagttctttttttttttttttttaagattttatttatttgagagagagggcactcATCAgtagaggcagagacagagggagaaggggaagcagaagcaggctccccgctgcttagggatcctgacgtggggcttgatcccaggaccccaggatcacaaggatcacaacctgagcggaaggcagatgcttaacagactgagccacccaggcgcccccatagtaaTTGTTCTTAATGGACTTGCCTCTTAATGGACTTTAATAAACTTGATAAAAATGTGGATGTGAAATCTAGGCTAAAACACATTTGGTATTAGATCTGCAATTCCAAGTCTTCTAGTGAACAAGTAGGTCCTCTTGATTTGATTTACTTTGTAAATTGGATAAAAATTTTGGATATGATCTAGGCATCAGATCACaactattttagtttttgttattgctttttgtttttagagtgaCTTAGGTTGTCTAT encodes:
- the EXTL3 gene encoding exostosin-like 3; translated protein: MTGYTMLRNGGVGNGGQTCMLRWSNRIRLTWLSFTLFIILVFFPLIAHYYLTTLDEADEAGKRIFGPRAGNELCEVKHVLDLCRIRESVSEELLQLEAKRQELNSEIAKLNLKIEACKKSIENAKQDLLQLKNVISQTEHSYKELMAQNQPKLSLPIRLLPEKEDAGLPPPKVIRGCRLHNCFDYSRCPLTSGFPVYVYDSDQFAFGSYLDPLVKQAFQATARANVYVTENADIACLYVILVGEIQEPVVLRPAELEKQLYSLPHWRTDGHNHVIINLSRKSDTQNLLYNVSTGRAMVAQSTFYASQYRPGFDLVVSPLVHAMSEPNFMEIPPQVPVKRKYLFTFQGEKIESLRSSLQEARSFEEEMEGDPPADYDDRIIATLKAVQDSRLDQVLVEFTCKNQPKPSLPTEWALCGEREDRLELLKLSTFALIITPGDPHLVISSGCATRLFEALEVGAVPVVLGEQVQLPYQDMLQWNEAALVVPKPRVTEVHFLLRSLSDSDLLAMRRQGRFLWETYFSTADSIFNTVLAMIRTRIQIPAAPIREEAAAEIPHRSGKAAGTDPNMADNGDLDLGPVETEPPYASPKYLRNFTLTVTDFYRSWNSAPGPFHLFPHTPFDPVLPSEAKFLGSGTGFRPIGGGAGGSGKEFQAALGGNVPREQFTVVMLTYEREEVLMNSLERLNGLPYLNKVVVVWNSPKLPSEDLLWPDIGVPIMVVRTEKNSLNNRFLPWNEIETEAILSIDDDAHLRHDEIMFGFRVWREARDRIVGFPGRYHAWDIPHQSWLYNSNYSCELSMVLTGAAFFHKYYAYLYSYVMPQAIRDMVDEYINCEDIAMNFLVSHITRKPPIKVTSRWTFRCPGCPQALSHDDSHFHERHKCINFFVKVYGYMPLLYTQFRVDSVLFKTRLPHDKTKCFKFI